The proteins below are encoded in one region of Plutella xylostella chromosome Z, ilPluXylo3.1, whole genome shotgun sequence:
- the LOC105398614 gene encoding uncharacterized protein LOC105398614 — MKLIRCYLLGSTMASSLLFLGVLVLSGATFSLETEVVVLRAVRGLPARLPCGQGRVFLDGPEAYVLWLKNDRDLLYRFPNDDADRRIERRLPSNCEGENCRDETALVIKRVSEQDGGIYRCRVHYQASPSVDYVIDVRLVDSPGTPRIVDENDDELTKGYVGPLAVGADLTLVCEVDEDETDTLVYWRRNGVAVERYAAGATRVVMRARNVTRDELDAHYECVAQNADVTEPLTASVVVKMYLPPLSVEVRLNHNVEFEAGQPRVVDCVVVGCVPPPSITWHLGDNQLRPTVHKELHDGNYTVSSLTLAPSLRDNGNQLVCRAHNTELPDEVYDDKVTIHVGFRPVCLTTRAQVVGVAARQAETLTCVVEASPEPLSVSWTFENTRTLYTSVKKVPGHLNRYSSTLTWMGQDTDIGLLLCRATNSYGEQKQACVYSVSHGGPPEQPTCDIFRSYPSLLRVQCKKGWDGGRPQRMALEVYAGSGMLLHNLTDAAGYFEVNDIFESKNYSAVVYASSVRGRSKPVHLNLHSVTTHVASAVTEDTTASSFVMLGWLQIVVGSTILLVILIAATLCMRISQTRRLSMENNPDLVPRSDGRVYDCLRATTEVLGVALAVAASTVVNTLRADHYDCDFEDVIQVLDKQESPSLGSFHREPDFTQERVLGSTNITVNQLAACPNAYSGPPVPIRVMPGCTLHTTPKFCANEQQSYFV; from the exons ATGTTATCTTCTAGGTAGTACTATGGCGTCAAGTTTGCTGTTTCTTGGTGTGCTGGTGCTGAGTGGGGCCACCTTTAGTTTGGAAACCG AGGTGGTGGTTCTCCGTGCGGTGCGGGGGCTCCCGGCGCGGCTGCCGTGCGGGCAGGGCAGGGTGTTCCTCGACGGACCGGAGGCCTACGTGCTCTGGCTCAAGAACGACCGCGACCTGTTGTATCG ATTTCCTAATGATGATGCCGATCGAAG GATTGAACGTCGACTACCCTCAAACTGTGAAGGCGAGAACTGCAGGGATGAGACAGCACTGGTGATTAAACGCGTGAGTGAGCAGGACGGAGGCATATACCGCTGTCGCGTCCACTACCAGGCGTCACCTTCTGTGGACTACGTCATCGATGTCCGATTAGTTG ACTCCCCCGGCACCCCCCGCATCGTCGACGAAAACGATGACGAGCTGACGAAGGGCTACGTGGGCCCGCTGGCCGTGGGCGCCGACCTCACCCTCGTCTGCGAAGTCGACGAAG ACGAAACCGACACACTCGTGTACTGGCGGCGCAACGGCGTGGCAGTCGAGCGTTACGCGGCGGGCGCGACGCGTGTCGTGATGCGCGCGCGCAACGTAACGCGTGACGAGTTGGACGCGCACTACGAGTGCGTGGCGCAGAACGCTGACGTCACCGAGCCGCTCACTGCTAGCGTTGTTGTGAAGATGTACT TGCCTCCCCTAAGCGTGGAGGTCCGTTTGAACCACAATGTTGAGTTCGAGGCGGGTCAGCCGCGTGTGGTGGACTGTGTGGTGGTCGGCTGCGTGCCCCCACCCTCCATCACGTGGCACCTGGGAGACAACCAGCTCAGGCCCACTGTGCATAAG GAACTTCACGACGGCAACTACACGGTATCATCACTGACATTAGCGCCATCTCTACGAGACAACGGGAACCAGCTGGTCTGCCGAGCGCACAACACAGAGCTGCCTGACGAAGTATACGATGACAAAGTTACAATACACGTTGGAT TCCGCCCCGTGTGCCTGACGACGCGGGCGCAAGTGGTGGGCGTGGCGGCGCGGCAGGCGGAGACCCTCACGTGCGTGGTGGAGGCCTCGCCCGAGCCCTTGTCCGTGAGCTGGACCTTCGAGAACACCAGGACTCTGTATACTAGTGTTAAG AAAGTCCCCGGCCACTTGAACCGCTACTCATCCACGCTAACCTGGATGGGCCAGGACACGGACATAGGCCTGCTACTCTGCCGGGCCACCAACTCGTATGGGGAGCAGAAGCAGGCGTGCGTCTACTCGGTGTCCCACGGGGGCCCTCCGGAGCAACCCACGTGCGACATCTTCCGCTCCTATCCGAGCCTGCTGAGGGTTCAGTGCAAGAAAG GCTGGGACGGAGGAAGGCCTCAAAGAATGGCGCTGGAGGTCTACGCCGGCTCTGGCATGTTACTCCACAACCTCACCGACGCAGCAGGCTACTTCGAAGTGAACGACATATTCGAGAGTAAGAACTACTCTGCCGTGGTGTATGCTAGCAgcgtgcgcgggcgcagcaAACCTGTGCATCTCAACCTGCACTCGGTGACCACTCATGTCGCTTCTG CGGTAACCGAAGATACCACGGCCTCATCCTTCGTGATGCTGGGTTGGCTGCAGATAGTGGTAGGCTCCACGATCCTGCTTGTCATCCTGATAGCTGCCACCCTCTGCATGAGGATCAGCCAGACCCGACGGCTCAGCATGGAGAACAACCCTGACCTGGTGCCACGGAGTGATG GGCGCGTTTACGATTGCCTCCGGGCGACTACCGAAGTGTTGGGCGTAGCGCTAGCCGTGGCCGCGTCAACCGTAGTCAACACACTACGCGCGGACCACTATGATTGCGATTTCGAAGACGTGATACAAGTACTTGACAAGCAGG AATCTCCGTCACTAGGATCGTTCCACCGGGAGCCAGACTTCACACAGGAGCGAGTGCTGGGCTCCACCAACATCACAGTGAATCAGCTGGCCGCCTGCCCAAAT gCCTACTCTGGGCCCCCTGTGCCTATTAGAGTGATGCCAGGATGCACCCTTCATACCACGCCGAAGTTCTGCGCCAACGAACAGCAATCttactttgtataa